Proteins encoded by one window of Halosolutus amylolyticus:
- the mct gene encoding succinyl-CoA:mesaconate CoA-transferase yields the protein MGALSNLRVLDLTQVLAGPYCTMLLADMGADVVKIERPGGDLIRSNPPFVDDPEEEAFGGYFQSVNRGKRSIELDFGDEADREDFLSLVEEADIVVENYRAGTMEKYDLGYETLTEYNPQLIYSSIRGFGDPRTGETDRQGQPSFDLIAQALGGVMEITGQEDGPPTKTGPGVGDLFTATLNCIGILAAVNHREQTGEGQYVDTGMYDSMISFTERAIYQQSYTGEAPSRQGNSHPTLFPYDAFETADGYAVIAAFNDKHWADLCDAMDRDDLAEEFPTMPERLANRDGLREEIADWSADVATDELVDSLEGRVPAAPVQTTEEIFADEHIHARDMLVPVEQPGADTEVEIAGNPIKMSETTPQPRGRAPLLDEHREEILGEEAETTADD from the coding sequence ATGGGAGCACTGTCGAACCTTCGCGTGCTGGACCTGACCCAGGTCCTCGCCGGGCCGTACTGTACGATGTTACTCGCGGACATGGGCGCGGACGTCGTGAAGATCGAACGGCCGGGCGGCGACCTGATCCGATCGAACCCGCCGTTCGTCGACGACCCCGAGGAGGAGGCCTTCGGCGGCTACTTCCAGAGCGTCAACCGCGGCAAGCGAAGCATCGAACTGGACTTCGGCGACGAGGCCGATCGCGAGGATTTCCTCTCGCTCGTCGAGGAGGCCGATATCGTCGTCGAGAACTACCGCGCGGGCACGATGGAGAAGTACGACCTCGGCTACGAGACGCTCACCGAGTACAATCCGCAGCTGATCTACTCCTCGATCCGGGGGTTCGGCGATCCGCGAACGGGCGAAACCGATCGGCAGGGCCAGCCATCCTTCGATCTCATCGCGCAGGCGCTCGGCGGCGTGATGGAGATCACCGGACAGGAGGACGGCCCGCCGACGAAGACCGGGCCCGGCGTCGGCGACCTCTTCACCGCGACGCTGAACTGCATCGGCATCCTCGCGGCGGTCAACCACCGCGAACAGACCGGTGAGGGGCAGTACGTCGACACCGGAATGTACGATTCGATGATCAGCTTTACCGAGCGCGCCATCTACCAGCAGTCCTACACCGGCGAAGCGCCGTCCCGGCAGGGCAACTCCCACCCCACGCTCTTTCCCTACGACGCGTTCGAAACCGCCGACGGCTACGCCGTCATCGCGGCGTTCAACGACAAGCACTGGGCGGACCTCTGCGACGCGATGGACCGCGACGACCTCGCCGAGGAGTTCCCCACGATGCCGGAACGCCTCGCGAATCGCGACGGCCTCCGCGAGGAGATCGCCGACTGGTCCGCCGACGTCGCGACCGACGAACTCGTCGACAGTCTCGAGGGGCGGGTCCCGGCGGCGCCGGTCCAGACCACCGAGGAAATCTTCGCGGACGAGCACATCCACGCGCGCGACATGCTCGTCCCGGTCGAACAGCCCGGAGCCGACACCGAGGTCGAGATCGCGGGCAACCCGATCAAGATGAGCGAGACGACGCCCCAGCCCCGCGGTCGCGCACCGTTGCTGGACGAACACCGCGAGGAGATCCTGGGCGAGGAAGCGGAGACGACGGCCGACGACTGA
- a CDS encoding GTP cyclohydrolase III: MTNTQVTLVQIDNYGPWTVTPEPRREADLQTMQSRLFADISQFVGSRDGYVFFTRFDNMIAVTNGLSVADHELLQESIGNRYPVTLSLGVATGTNPVQALSDATARLQEAGSAQDKHRREILEGRVIEDAHRTDEDVQIAHFDVIDATGNYTDELNAFDSFIEIEQGYAELMRHMRYSHDSLSFFVGGDNVIVVCPALEETDYEDAIYHVEEAVDVELQVGVGRGESAHDAGYAAKHALETCRADGTRVELGW; encoded by the coding sequence GTGACTAACACGCAGGTAACGCTGGTCCAGATCGACAACTACGGGCCGTGGACGGTGACGCCGGAACCGCGCCGCGAGGCGGACCTCCAGACGATGCAGTCCCGGCTCTTCGCCGACATCTCCCAGTTCGTCGGTTCCCGCGACGGCTACGTCTTCTTCACGCGCTTCGACAACATGATCGCGGTCACGAACGGGCTCTCGGTGGCCGACCACGAACTCCTCCAGGAGTCGATCGGGAACCGGTATCCGGTGACGCTCAGCCTGGGCGTCGCGACCGGGACGAATCCCGTGCAGGCCCTCTCCGACGCCACTGCGCGGCTCCAGGAGGCCGGCAGCGCACAGGACAAGCACCGCCGCGAGATCCTCGAGGGGAGAGTCATCGAAGACGCTCACCGGACCGACGAAGACGTCCAGATCGCCCACTTCGACGTGATCGACGCGACCGGTAACTACACCGACGAACTCAACGCCTTCGACAGCTTCATCGAGATCGAACAGGGGTACGCGGAACTGATGCGCCACATGCGCTACTCCCACGACAGCCTCTCCTTTTTCGTCGGCGGGGACAACGTCATCGTCGTCTGTCCGGCCCTCGAGGAAACCGACTACGAGGACGCGATCTACCACGTCGAGGAGGCCGTCGACGTCGAACTGCAGGTCGGCGTCGGTCGCGGCGAGAGCGCTCACGAC
- the glmS gene encoding methylaspartate mutase subunit S: MSQTVVLGVIGSDAHVVGITILEQAFSAAGFDVVNLGVQTSQEEFAEAAVAHDAEAVLVSSLYGHAEQDCQGFHDVLEDHGVDAVTFIGGNLAVGQDEFEQTRRTFRELGFDRVFDSETDPEDAIAALRQDLQISPTESERATINS, encoded by the coding sequence ATGTCCCAAACGGTCGTCCTCGGCGTGATCGGCTCCGACGCCCACGTCGTCGGCATCACGATCTTAGAGCAGGCCTTCAGCGCAGCTGGCTTCGACGTCGTCAACCTCGGCGTCCAGACCTCCCAGGAGGAGTTCGCCGAGGCGGCAGTAGCCCACGACGCCGAGGCCGTACTCGTCTCGTCGCTGTACGGCCACGCCGAGCAGGACTGTCAGGGATTCCACGACGTCCTCGAGGATCACGGGGTCGACGCGGTCACGTTCATCGGCGGCAACCTCGCCGTCGGCCAGGACGAGTTCGAACAGACCCGTCGAACCTTCCGGGAACTCGGGTTCGATCGCGTCTTCGACTCCGAGACCGACCCCGAGGACGCGATCGCGGCGCTCCGGCAGGACCTCCAGATCAGTCCGACGGAGTCGGAACGTGCCACTATCAACTCCTAA
- a CDS encoding DUF5785 family protein: MSNDWPVDPDGEEGSEGMRKFDMRIIADKVDEEEDFPMDVAEFVDEYGDYPIRINHERVVAMREIFEHVEPEEFETMVDMHKAVGDAMRAGDFWEYHPQGKDPEKKHA, encoded by the coding sequence ATGAGCAACGATTGGCCAGTCGACCCCGACGGCGAGGAAGGCAGCGAGGGGATGCGCAAGTTCGACATGCGGATCATCGCGGACAAGGTCGACGAGGAGGAGGACTTTCCGATGGACGTCGCCGAGTTCGTCGACGAGTACGGCGACTACCCGATCCGGATCAATCACGAGCGCGTCGTCGCGATGCGCGAAATCTTCGAGCACGTCGAACCCGAGGAGTTCGAGACGATGGTCGACATGCACAAGGCCGTCGGTGACGCCATGCGCGCGGGAGATTTCTGGGAGTATCATCCCCAGGGGAAAGACCCCGAAAAGAAACACGCCTGA